The following coding sequences lie in one Klebsiella huaxiensis genomic window:
- the cmoM gene encoding tRNA uridine 5-oxyacetic acid(34) methyltransferase CmoM — protein sequence MKDRNFDDIADKLSRNIYGTTKGQLRQAILWQDLQPLLSQMGPGPLRVLDAGGGEGQTAIKVAEMGHHVTLCDLSGEMVARARQAATDKGVIDNMHFVQCAAQDIEQHLESPVDLILFHAVLEWVAEPQAMLRTLWSILRPGGALSLMFYNANGLLMRNIVVGNLDYVQLGMPKKKKRTLSPDYPRDPQQVYGWLEEIGWQITGKTGVRVFHDYLREKRQQHDKFAALLELETRYCRQEPYISLGRYIHVTALKPQMQG from the coding sequence GTGAAGGATCGTAATTTCGATGATATTGCTGATAAGCTTTCGCGCAATATCTACGGCACCACCAAGGGCCAGCTGCGGCAGGCGATCCTCTGGCAGGATCTGCAACCGCTGCTCAGCCAGATGGGGCCGGGACCACTGCGGGTTCTTGACGCGGGCGGCGGCGAAGGGCAAACGGCAATCAAAGTGGCGGAAATGGGTCACCATGTCACATTATGCGATCTTTCCGGCGAAATGGTGGCTCGTGCCCGACAGGCTGCCACTGATAAAGGTGTGATCGACAACATGCATTTTGTACAATGCGCAGCTCAGGATATTGAGCAGCATTTGGAAAGTCCTGTCGATCTGATACTGTTTCATGCGGTGCTGGAATGGGTAGCCGAGCCGCAGGCGATGCTGCGTACGCTGTGGTCAATTTTACGTCCCGGCGGCGCGTTGTCGCTCATGTTCTACAATGCTAACGGTCTATTGATGCGCAATATCGTTGTCGGAAATTTAGACTATGTGCAATTAGGTATGCCGAAAAAGAAAAAACGCACGCTATCGCCGGATTATCCGCGCGATCCGCAGCAGGTTTATGGCTGGCTGGAAGAAATTGGCTGGCAGATTACCGGTAAGACCGGCGTGCGAGTGTTTCATGATTATCTGCGTGAAAAACGCCAACAGCACGACAAGTTTGCGGCGCTACTGGAGCTGGAAACGCGCTACTGTCGCCAGGAGCCGTATATCAGCCTGGGTCGTTACATTCATGTCACCGCGCTTAAGCCGCAGATGCAAGGATAA
- the elyC gene encoding envelope biogenesis factor ElyC, translating into MLFTLKKFLGGMMLPLPLLLLLIALGIALLWFSRFQRAGKLCVSLGWLLLLLLSLQPVADSLLKPIEDKYPTWRGEERVQYVVVLGGGYTWNPEWAPSSNLISNSLPRLAEGIRLWYANPGAKLIFTGGRAKTNPMSSAETSARVAESLGIPRSEIIVLDKPKDTEEEAAAVKEAISDAPFLLVTSASHLPRAMIFFRQAGLNPLPAPANQLAIESPLNPWERAIPSPVWLMHSDRVGYETLGRIWQWLKGSSGEPGQN; encoded by the coding sequence ATGCTTTTTACGCTGAAAAAGTTTTTAGGTGGCATGATGCTTCCGCTCCCCCTGCTGTTATTGCTTATCGCTCTGGGGATAGCGTTACTGTGGTTTAGCCGTTTCCAGCGCGCAGGCAAGCTCTGCGTAAGTCTCGGTTGGCTACTGTTGTTGCTTCTTAGCCTGCAACCGGTGGCCGACAGTTTGCTCAAACCTATTGAGGATAAATACCCGACGTGGCGCGGCGAAGAGCGCGTGCAGTACGTGGTTGTGCTCGGCGGAGGCTACACGTGGAACCCTGAGTGGGCTCCCAGTTCAAACCTGATCAGCAATAGCTTGCCACGGTTGGCGGAGGGGATCCGCCTGTGGTATGCAAACCCGGGTGCAAAATTGATCTTTACTGGCGGGAGAGCAAAAACTAACCCGATGAGTTCCGCTGAAACCAGCGCCAGAGTTGCAGAGAGCCTGGGCATACCGCGCAGCGAAATTATCGTGCTGGATAAACCTAAAGATACTGAAGAAGAGGCCGCAGCGGTGAAAGAAGCGATTAGCGATGCCCCATTCCTGCTGGTGACCTCCGCCTCACACCTGCCGCGAGCGATGATTTTCTTTCGTCAGGCCGGACTGAATCCTTTACCCGCCCCCGCCAACCAGTTGGCGATCGAGTCACCACTCAATCCGTGGGAACGCGCAATTCCGTCCCCCGTATGGCTGATGCATAGCGATCGGGTTGGCTACGAAACGTTAGGTCGCATCTGGCAGTGGTTAAAAGGATCCTCAGGCGAGCCAGGGCAAAATTGA
- the ldtD gene encoding L,D-transpeptidase, which yields MLLKKWYGRQLSVLSLSLAFAFAPLFNVQAEEPEVVPTDSSATIGELSSALGLSEGQSATVAKMAGEQALPADAAIKSRADIQAVLPSGYQPVFMNPLVSLYAARDMKPMWDNREAVQAFQQQLAEVAIAGFQPQFTKWVELLTDPAVNGLARDIVLSDAMMGYLHFISGIPTQGNRWLYGTKPYTMSTPPLSVINLWQQALDNGSLPQFIAGLSPQHPQYAAMHQALLAQVADSRPWPQLTSKASLRPGEWSNDAGALREILQRTGMLDDSAKIALPGDDVVSPSAEKTAKSSGRGVYDRQLVEGVKRFQAWQGLGADGVIGPATRDWLNVSPAQRAGVLALNIQRLRLLPGNLSTGIMVNIPAFSLVYYQDGSQVLASRVIVGRPDRKTPMMSSALNNVVVNPPWNVPPTLARKDILPKVRNNPGYLEQHGYTLMRGWNSKEAIDPWQVDWETITASNLPFRFQQAPGARNSLGRYKFNMPSSDAIYLHDTPNHNLFQRDGRALSSGCVRVNKASELANMLLQDAGWNDARISDALKQGNTRYVNIRQNIPVNLYYLTAFVGTDGRTQYRTDIYNYDLTARSSAQILSKAEQLIR from the coding sequence ATGTTGCTAAAGAAATGGTATGGTCGTCAATTGTCGGTGCTCAGCCTGAGCCTGGCTTTTGCATTTGCTCCACTGTTCAATGTCCAGGCCGAAGAGCCTGAAGTTGTACCAACAGACAGCTCTGCAACTATCGGAGAGCTCTCTTCTGCGCTGGGCCTGAGCGAAGGCCAATCTGCGACGGTCGCCAAAATGGCCGGTGAGCAGGCGCTTCCCGCCGATGCGGCGATAAAAAGTCGTGCCGATATTCAGGCCGTTCTGCCGTCCGGTTATCAGCCGGTATTTATGAATCCACTGGTATCGCTGTATGCGGCCAGGGACATGAAACCGATGTGGGATAATCGTGAGGCGGTGCAGGCGTTTCAACAACAATTGGCTGAAGTCGCTATCGCCGGTTTTCAACCGCAGTTCACCAAATGGGTAGAGCTGCTGACCGACCCAGCGGTCAACGGCCTGGCGCGAGATATTGTCTTATCCGATGCCATGATGGGTTATTTGCATTTTATTAGCGGTATTCCGACGCAGGGTAATCGCTGGCTGTATGGTACTAAACCGTACACGATGTCGACGCCGCCGCTATCAGTCATTAATCTGTGGCAGCAGGCACTGGATAACGGTTCGCTACCGCAGTTTATCGCCGGTCTTTCGCCACAGCATCCGCAGTATGCCGCTATGCACCAGGCGTTATTAGCCCAGGTTGCTGATTCGCGTCCATGGCCGCAGCTCACCAGTAAGGCATCGCTGCGTCCTGGGGAGTGGAGCAACGATGCTGGCGCGTTGCGTGAAATTTTACAGCGTACTGGCATGCTGGATGATTCTGCCAAAATTGCTTTGCCTGGCGATGATGTTGTTAGCCCATCGGCTGAGAAAACGGCCAAAAGCAGCGGTCGCGGCGTTTACGATCGGCAATTAGTTGAAGGTGTTAAGCGCTTCCAGGCGTGGCAAGGTTTAGGGGCTGATGGGGTCATTGGTCCGGCAACTCGTGATTGGCTTAATGTTTCACCAGCGCAGCGTGCAGGCGTGCTGGCGCTGAATATTCAGCGTTTGCGCTTGCTGCCGGGCAATTTGTCGACCGGAATTATGGTCAATATCCCGGCGTTTTCGCTGGTCTACTACCAGGATGGCAGCCAGGTGCTGGCATCGCGGGTTATTGTTGGCCGTCCGGATCGCAAAACGCCGATGATGAGCAGCGCGCTGAACAACGTGGTGGTTAACCCGCCGTGGAATGTGCCGCCGACGCTGGCGCGTAAAGATATCCTGCCGAAGGTGCGCAATAATCCAGGCTATCTTGAGCAGCACGGTTATACGCTTATGCGTGGCTGGAACAGTAAAGAAGCGATTGATCCGTGGCAGGTTGATTGGGAGACCATAACAGCATCGAATTTACCGTTCCGCTTCCAGCAGGCGCCAGGTGCGCGTAATTCGCTGGGGCGTTATAAATTTAATATGCCGAGTTCGGATGCTATCTATTTGCACGATACGCCGAACCATAATCTGTTCCAGAGAGACGGTCGGGCTCTGAGCTCCGGATGCGTGCGCGTTAATAAAGCTTCGGAGCTGGCGAATATGCTGCTGCAGGATGCTGGCTGGAACGATGCGCGAATTTCAGATGCGCTCAAGCAGGGCAATACCCGCTACGTGAATATTCGCCAGAATATCCCGGTTAATCTCTATTATTTGACCGCCTTTGTTGGCACGGATGGACGTACACAATATCGAACAGATATTTACAATTACGATCTCACCGCGCGATCCAGCGCACAAATCCTGTCTAAAGCTGAACAATTAATCAGATAA
- the mukB gene encoding chromosome partition protein MukB, with amino-acid sequence MIERGKFRSLTLVNWNGFFARTFDLDELVTTLSGGNGAGKSTTMAAFVTALIPDLTLLHFRNTTEAGATSGSRDKGLHGKLRAGVCYSVLDVINSRHQRVVVGVRLQQVAGRDRKVDIKPFAIQGLPTSIQPTQLLTETLNERQARVVTLNELKDKLEAMEGVQFKQFNSITEYHSLMFDLGVVARRLRSASDRSKYYRLIEASLYGGISSTITRSLRDYLLPENSGVRKAFQDMEAALRENRMTLEAIRVTQSDRDLFKHLISEATNYVAADYMRHANERRIHLDKALEYRRDLFTSRAQLAAEQYKHVDMARELQEHNGAEGDLEADYQAASDHLNLVQTALRQQEKIERYEADLDELQIRLEEQNEVVAEAVDQQEENEARAEAAELEVDELKNQLADYQQALDVQQTRAIQYNQALQALERAKALCHLPDLTPESADEWLETFQAKEQEATEKMLSLDQKMSVAQTAHSQFEQAYQLVASINGPLARNEAWDVARELLRDGVNQRHQAEQAHGLRSRLTELEQRLREQQDAERQLTEFCKRQGKRYDIDELEALHQELEARIASLSDSVSSASERRMTLRQELEQLQSRTQTLMRRAPIWLAAQNSLNQLCEQSGEQFESSQDVTEYLQQLLEREREAIVERDEVGARKRAIDDEIERLSQPGGSEDQRLNTLAERFGGVLLSEIYDDVSLDDAPYYSALYGPSRHAIVVPDLSRIAEQLEGLEDCPEDLYLIEGDPQSFDDSVFSVDELEKAVVVKIADRQWRYSRFPTLPLFGRAARESRVETLHAERESLSERFATLSFDVQKTQRLHQAFSRFIGNHLAVAFEDDPEEEIRKLNTRRGELERALSAHESDNQQNRVQYEQAKEGVSALNRLLPRLNLLADDSLADRVDEIQERLDEAQEAARFVQQHGNQLAKLEPMVSVLQSDPEQFEQLKEDYAYSQQTQRDARQQAFALTEVVQRRAHFSYSDSAEMLSGNSDLNEKLRQRLEQAEAERARTREALRTHAAQLNQYNQVLASLKSSYDTKKELLNDLHKELQDIGVRADAGAEERARLRRDELHAQLSNNRSRRNQLEKALTFCEAEMDNLTRKLRKLERDYCEMREQVVSAKAGWCTVMRLVKDNGVERRLHRRELAYLSADELRSMSDKALGALRLAVSDNEHLRDVLRVSEDPKRPERKIQFFVAVYQHLRERIRQDIIRTDDPVEAIEQMEIELSRLTEELTNREQKLAISSRSVANIIRKTIQREQNRIRMLNQGLQSVSFGQVNSVRLNVNVRETHSTLLDVLSEQHEQHQDLFNSNRLTFSEALAKLYQRLNPQIDMGQRTPQTIGEELLDYRNYLEMEVEVNRGSDGWLRAESGALSTGEAIGTGMSILVMVVQSWEDESLRLRGKDISPCRLLFLDEAARLDARSIATLFELCDRLEMQLIIAAPENISPEKGTTYKLVRKVVNNHEHVHVVGLRGFAPQLPETLPGTADAS; translated from the coding sequence ATGATTGAACGCGGTAAATTTCGCTCGCTGACGCTGGTTAACTGGAACGGTTTTTTTGCCCGTACTTTTGATCTCGATGAATTGGTGACCACGCTTTCGGGCGGTAACGGTGCCGGTAAATCCACAACCATGGCGGCTTTCGTTACGGCGCTGATCCCGGACCTTACGCTGCTACACTTCCGTAACACCACGGAAGCCGGGGCCACCAGCGGTTCGCGCGACAAAGGTCTGCACGGTAAGCTGCGCGCCGGGGTTTGTTACTCAGTGCTGGACGTTATCAACTCTCGTCACCAGCGCGTGGTGGTTGGGGTGCGTCTACAGCAGGTCGCTGGTCGCGATCGTAAAGTCGATATCAAACCTTTTGCGATTCAGGGCCTGCCGACCTCCATTCAGCCGACTCAGTTGCTAACTGAAACCCTTAACGAACGCCAGGCGCGCGTCGTTACGCTCAACGAGTTGAAAGATAAACTCGAAGCGATGGAAGGGGTGCAGTTCAAGCAGTTCAACTCTATCACCGAATATCACTCGCTGATGTTTGACCTGGGCGTGGTGGCTCGTCGCCTACGTTCGGCCTCGGACCGTAGCAAATACTATCGCCTGATCGAAGCCTCTCTGTACGGCGGGATTTCGAGCACCATCACCCGCTCGCTGCGCGACTACCTGCTGCCGGAAAACAGCGGCGTACGTAAAGCGTTTCAGGATATGGAAGCGGCGTTGCGCGAAAACCGCATGACGCTGGAAGCGATTCGCGTCACGCAGTCCGACCGCGATCTGTTCAAACATCTGATCAGCGAAGCCACCAACTACGTGGCGGCTGACTATATGCGCCACGCCAACGAGCGACGCATTCATCTCGACAAAGCGCTGGAATACCGGCGCGATCTGTTCACCTCGCGAGCACAGCTTGCCGCCGAGCAGTACAAGCACGTCGATATGGCGCGCGAACTGCAGGAGCATAACGGGGCGGAAGGCGATCTGGAAGCCGATTACCAGGCTGCCAGCGATCACCTGAACCTGGTGCAAACCGCTCTGCGTCAGCAGGAAAAAATCGAGCGCTATGAAGCAGATCTCGATGAACTGCAGATCCGTCTCGAAGAGCAAAATGAAGTCGTGGCGGAAGCGGTTGACCAACAGGAAGAGAACGAGGCTCGCGCCGAAGCCGCCGAGCTGGAAGTGGATGAGCTGAAGAACCAGCTGGCCGACTACCAACAGGCGCTGGATGTGCAGCAGACTCGTGCGATTCAGTATAACCAAGCGCTGCAGGCGCTGGAGCGGGCAAAAGCCCTCTGCCATCTGCCGGACTTAACCCCGGAGAGCGCCGACGAGTGGCTGGAAACCTTCCAGGCGAAAGAGCAGGAAGCGACGGAGAAAATGCTGTCGCTGGACCAGAAAATGAGCGTGGCGCAAACCGCGCACAGCCAGTTCGAGCAGGCGTATCAGCTGGTGGCTTCGATAAACGGCCCGTTGGCGCGTAACGAGGCCTGGGATGTAGCACGCGAACTGCTGCGCGATGGTGTCAATCAGCGTCATCAGGCTGAGCAGGCCCATGGGTTGCGCAGTCGCCTGACTGAACTTGAACAGCGCCTGCGTGAACAGCAGGATGCCGAGCGCCAGCTGACCGAGTTCTGCAAACGTCAGGGCAAACGCTACGATATCGACGAGCTGGAAGCCCTGCATCAGGAGCTGGAAGCCCGTATTGCTTCGTTGTCTGACAGCGTCTCTTCCGCCAGTGAACGGCGCATGACCTTGCGTCAGGAACTGGAGCAGCTGCAATCGCGCACCCAGACACTGATGCGCCGCGCGCCAATATGGCTGGCAGCGCAGAACAGCCTCAACCAGCTTTGCGAGCAGAGCGGCGAGCAGTTTGAATCAAGCCAGGACGTCACTGAGTATCTCCAGCAGTTGCTGGAGCGTGAACGCGAGGCCATCGTAGAGCGTGATGAAGTCGGTGCCCGCAAGCGCGCTATCGACGATGAAATTGAGCGTCTCAGTCAGCCGGGCGGCTCTGAAGATCAGCGCCTGAATACGCTGGCGGAACGTTTTGGCGGCGTGCTGCTGTCAGAAATCTATGATGACGTGAGCCTCGACGATGCGCCGTATTACTCCGCGCTATACGGACCGTCCCGCCACGCGATTGTGGTACCGGACCTGTCGCGCATTGCTGAACAGCTGGAAGGGCTGGAAGATTGTCCGGAAGATCTCTATCTGATCGAAGGGGATCCGCAGTCGTTTGATGACAGCGTATTCAGCGTTGATGAGCTGGAAAAAGCGGTTGTCGTTAAGATTGCCGATCGTCAGTGGCGCTATTCACGCTTCCCGACGCTGCCGCTGTTTGGCCGAGCTGCCCGCGAAAGCCGCGTCGAAACGCTACACGCCGAGCGTGAAAGCCTGTCAGAACGCTTTGCGACGCTGTCGTTTGATGTGCAGAAAACTCAGCGTTTGCATCAGGCGTTCAGCCGCTTTATCGGCAATCATCTGGCGGTGGCCTTCGAGGATGACCCGGAAGAAGAAATCCGCAAACTCAATACCCGACGTGGCGAGCTTGAGCGGGCGCTGAGCGCGCATGAAAGCGATAACCAGCAGAATCGGGTGCAGTACGAGCAGGCGAAAGAGGGCGTATCCGCGCTGAATCGCCTGTTGCCGCGTCTGAATCTGCTGGCCGATGATTCGCTGGCCGATCGCGTTGATGAAATCCAGGAACGCCTTGACGAAGCGCAGGAAGCCGCTCGCTTTGTACAGCAGCATGGTAATCAGCTGGCGAAACTGGAGCCGATGGTTTCCGTTCTCCAGAGCGACCCTGAGCAGTTTGAACAGTTAAAAGAAGATTACGCGTATTCGCAGCAGACTCAACGCGATGCGCGTCAGCAGGCGTTTGCGCTGACCGAAGTGGTGCAGCGCCGTGCCCACTTTAGCTACTCGGATTCAGCAGAGATGCTGAGTGGGAATAGCGATCTGAACGAGAAGCTGCGTCAGCGTCTTGAGCAAGCGGAAGCGGAACGCGCCCGAACTCGTGAAGCGTTACGTACCCACGCCGCGCAGCTCAACCAGTACAACCAGGTACTGGCGTCGTTGAAAAGTTCGTATGACACCAAAAAAGAGCTGCTCAACGACCTGCATAAAGAGCTTCAGGATATCGGCGTACGCGCTGATGCGGGTGCTGAAGAGCGCGCCCGTCTGCGTCGTGACGAGCTGCATGCTCAGCTGAGCAACAACCGTTCGCGGCGTAATCAGCTCGAGAAAGCGTTGACCTTCTGCGAAGCGGAAATGGACAACCTGACCCGCAAGCTGCGTAAGCTGGAGCGCGATTACTGCGAAATGCGCGAACAGGTGGTGAGCGCCAAAGCGGGCTGGTGCACGGTGATGCGCCTGGTGAAAGACAACGGCGTGGAACGTCGTCTGCATCGCCGTGAGCTGGCTTACCTTTCTGCTGACGAGCTGCGTTCAATGTCGGATAAGGCGCTCGGCGCGCTGCGTCTGGCGGTATCGGATAACGAGCATCTACGCGATGTACTGCGTGTTTCTGAAGATCCGAAGCGCCCGGAACGTAAAATTCAGTTCTTCGTCGCCGTCTATCAGCATCTGCGCGAGCGTATCCGCCAGGACATCATCCGTACCGACGATCCGGTCGAAGCGATTGAGCAGATGGAGATTGAACTCAGCCGTCTGACGGAAGAGCTGACCAACCGCGAGCAGAAGCTAGCTATTAGCTCTCGCAGCGTGGCCAATATCATCCGCAAGACCATCCAGCGCGAGCAGAACCGTATTCGTATGCTCAACCAGGGGCTGCAGAGCGTCTCCTTCGGTCAGGTCAACAGCGTGCGTCTGAACGTCAATGTACGGGAGACCCACTCGACGCTGCTGGACGTGTTGTCTGAGCAGCACGAACAGCATCAGGACCTGTTTAACAGCAACCGTCTGACCTTCTCGGAAGCGTTGGCGAAGCTGTATCAGCGCCTGAACCCGCAGATAGATATGGGCCAGCGCACGCCGCAAACCATTGGCGAGGAGCTGCTCGACTACCGTAACTATCTGGAGATGGAAGTCGAAGTTAACCGTGGTTCTGACGGCTGGCTGCGTGCGGAGTCCGGGGCGTTGTCAACCGGTGAGGCTATCGGTACCGGGATGTCGATTCTGGTGATGGTGGTGCAGAGCTGGGAAGATGAATCCCTGCGCCTGCGCGGCAAGGATATCTCGCCGTGTCGTCTGCTGTTCCTTGATGAAGCGGCGCGTCTGGATGCCCGTTCTATCGCGACGCTGTTCGAGCTGTGCGATCGTCTGGAAATGCAGTTGATTATCGCGGCACCCGAAAATATCAGCCCGGAAAAAGGGACGACTTACAAACTGGTGCGTAAAGTGGTGAATAACCACGAGCATGTGCATGTCGTTGGGCTGCGTGGCTTTGCCCCACAGCTACCTGAAACGCTGCCGGGAACGGCTGATGCTTCGTAG
- a CDS encoding YcbJ family phosphotransferase yields MEQLRTELSHLLGEKLSRVECVSEKPSSALWSLYDAQGNPMPLLARSFTTPGIARQLAWKISTLARSGTVRMPVVYGVMTHEEQPGPDVLLIERLRGVSVEAPARTPERWEQLQEQIVEALLAWHRQDSGGCVGMVDSTQENLWPHWYRQRIEVLWSTLNLYQDTGLTMQDKRILFRTRECLADLFKDFNDNCVLVHGSFTLRSMLKDARSDQLLAMVGPGMMLWAPREFELFRLADGGQGEQLLWHYLRRAPVAEAFLWRRWLYLLWDEVENLVNTGRFDRARFDLAAKSILPWLA; encoded by the coding sequence ATGGAACAGTTGCGTACCGAACTGAGCCATCTGCTTGGTGAAAAACTAAGCCGCGTGGAGTGCGTCAGCGAAAAGCCTTCGTCGGCGCTGTGGTCGCTATATGATGCTCAAGGAAACCCAATGCCGCTGCTGGCACGAAGTTTTACGACGCCGGGGATAGCGCGTCAGCTGGCGTGGAAAATCTCGACTCTTGCGCGTAGTGGAACCGTACGCATGCCGGTTGTCTATGGCGTAATGACGCATGAAGAGCAACCTGGGCCCGATGTCCTGCTGATTGAACGACTGCGTGGCGTTTCGGTTGAAGCGCCCGCCCGTACCCCGGAACGCTGGGAACAATTGCAGGAGCAAATCGTTGAAGCGCTACTGGCCTGGCATCGGCAGGATAGCGGTGGTTGCGTAGGGATGGTTGATAGCACTCAGGAAAACCTCTGGCCGCACTGGTATCGCCAACGGATCGAGGTGCTATGGAGCACGCTGAATCTCTATCAGGATACCGGCCTGACCATGCAGGACAAACGTATTTTGTTCCGTACTCGCGAATGCCTTGCAGATCTGTTTAAAGACTTTAATGATAACTGTGTTCTGGTGCACGGTAGCTTTACGCTGCGCAGCATGCTGAAAGATGCGCGTAGTGATCAGCTGCTGGCGATGGTGGGGCCGGGCATGATGCTCTGGGCTCCGCGTGAATTTGAGTTATTTCGTCTGGCCGATGGTGGGCAAGGAGAGCAGCTATTGTGGCACTATCTGCGTCGTGCGCCGGTAGCTGAGGCTTTTCTTTGGCGGCGCTGGCTGTATCTGTTGTGGGATGAAGTGGAAAACCTGGTGAATACCGGGCGCTTTGATCGCGCCCGTTTCGACCTTGCGGCAAAATCAATTTTGCCCTGGCTCGCCTGA
- the mukE gene encoding chromosome partition protein MukE yields MSSTNIEQVMPVKLAQALANPLFPALDSALRAGRHVGLDELDNHAFLMDFQDYLEEFYARYNVELIRAPEGFFYLRPRSTTLIPRSVLSELDMMVGKILCYLYLSPERLANEGIFTQQELYDELLTLADEAKLLKLVNNRSTGSDLDRQKLQEKMRASLNRLRRLGMVWFMGHDSSKFRITESVFRFGADVRAGDDPREAQLRMIRDGEAMALENRLQLNDENEENQPDSGEEE; encoded by the coding sequence ATGTCATCGACAAATATTGAACAAGTGATGCCAGTTAAACTGGCGCAAGCGTTGGCTAATCCGTTATTCCCGGCGCTGGATAGCGCCCTGCGCGCGGGCCGTCACGTCGGTCTCGACGAGCTGGATAATCACGCCTTTTTAATGGATTTTCAGGATTACCTGGAAGAGTTTTATGCTCGCTATAACGTTGAGCTGATTCGCGCGCCGGAGGGATTTTTCTATCTGCGCCCGCGTTCCACCACGCTTATCCCGCGTTCGGTGCTCTCCGAGCTGGATATGATGGTGGGTAAAATTCTTTGCTACCTCTATCTGAGCCCGGAGCGTCTGGCGAATGAAGGTATCTTCACCCAGCAGGAGCTTTATGATGAGCTGCTGACTCTGGCGGATGAAGCGAAACTGCTGAAGCTGGTGAATAACCGCTCCACTGGTTCCGACCTTGACCGCCAGAAACTGCAGGAAAAAATGCGCGCCTCGCTTAACCGCCTGCGCCGTCTTGGCATGGTGTGGTTTATGGGCCATGACAGCAGCAAATTCCGCATCACTGAATCGGTCTTCCGCTTCGGGGCTGACGTACGTGCTGGAGACGATCCGCGCGAAGCGCAGCTGCGCATGATCCGCGACGGCGAAGCCATGGCGCTGGAAAATCGCCTGCAGCTCAATGATGAGAATGAAGAAAATCAGCCGGATAGCGGGGAGGAAGAGTAA
- the mukF gene encoding chromosome partition protein MukF, translated as MSEFSQTVPELVAWARKNDFSISLPVDRLSFLLAIATLNGERMEGEMTEGELVDAFRHVSDAFEQTSETISQRANNAINDMVRQRLLNRFTSEITEGNAIYRLTPLGIGITDYYIRQREFSTLRLSMQLSIVAGELKRAADSAEEGGDEFHWHRNVFAPLKYSVAEIFDSIDLTQRIMDEQQQLVKDDIAQLLNKDWRAAISSCELLLSETSGTLRELQDTLDAAGDKLQANLLRIQDSTMARDDLNFIDRLVFDLQSKLDRIVSWGQQAIDLWIGYDRHVHKFIRTAIDMDKNRVFAQRLRQSVQTYFDAPWALTHANADRLLDMRDEEMALHDEEVTGELPADLEYEEFNEIREQLAALIEGQLAVYKEKGLPLDLGLVVREYLSQYPRARHFDVARIVVDQAVRLGVAQADFTGLPAKWQPINDYGAKVQAHVIDKY; from the coding sequence ATGAGTGAATTTTCCCAGACAGTCCCCGAACTGGTTGCCTGGGCCAGGAAAAATGATTTTTCTATTTCGCTGCCGGTCGACAGACTCTCTTTCCTGCTGGCGATTGCCACGCTGAACGGTGAGCGGATGGAAGGGGAAATGACCGAGGGAGAACTGGTGGACGCGTTCCGCCACGTCAGTGATGCGTTTGAGCAGACCAGCGAAACCATCAGCCAGCGTGCCAATAATGCCATTAACGATATGGTGCGCCAGCGTCTGCTGAACCGCTTTACCAGCGAAATTACCGAAGGCAATGCCATTTATCGCCTGACGCCTTTAGGCATCGGGATCACCGATTATTATATTCGCCAGCGTGAGTTTTCCACCCTGCGTCTGTCAATGCAGCTATCGATCGTTGCCGGTGAGCTCAAGCGTGCCGCTGACTCTGCAGAAGAGGGGGGCGATGAGTTCCACTGGCACCGTAACGTTTTCGCCCCGCTGAAGTACTCGGTAGCGGAAATATTCGACAGTATTGACCTGACTCAGCGAATCATGGACGAGCAGCAGCAGTTGGTGAAAGACGACATTGCTCAGCTGTTGAACAAAGACTGGCGGGCGGCGATTTCCAGCTGTGAACTGTTGCTGTCGGAAACCTCCGGTACTTTGCGCGAACTGCAGGATACGCTGGATGCAGCCGGCGATAAGCTGCAGGCAAACCTGCTGCGCATTCAGGATTCGACCATGGCCCGCGACGATCTGAATTTTATCGATCGCCTGGTGTTCGATTTGCAAAGCAAGTTGGACCGCATTGTCAGCTGGGGCCAGCAGGCGATTGACCTGTGGATTGGCTACGATCGCCACGTGCATAAATTTATCCGCACCGCCATCGATATGGATAAAAACCGTGTCTTCGCGCAGCGTCTGCGTCAGTCGGTGCAAACCTACTTCGACGCTCCGTGGGCGCTCACTCATGCGAATGCCGATCGTCTGCTTGATATGCGCGATGAAGAGATGGCGCTGCATGATGAAGAGGTGACCGGGGAACTTCCGGCGGATCTGGAGTACGAAGAGTTTAACGAAATTCGCGAGCAGTTGGCGGCGCTAATTGAAGGGCAGCTGGCAGTCTATAAAGAGAAGGGATTACCGCTGGATCTTGGCCTGGTGGTTCGCGAATATTTGTCGCAATATCCGCGCGCACGCCACTTTGATGTCGCGCGAATTGTTGTCGACCAGGCGGTACGTTTGGGCGTAGCGCAAGCAGATTTCACCGGACTGCCAGCCAAATGGCAGCCGATTAATGATTACGGAGCCAAGGTACAGGCGCATGTCATCGACAAATATTGA